Genomic segment of Thermoanaerobaculia bacterium:
AGTCGCTCAACGCCCCGTTCCGTCTGACGGGGAAGGACCTCTACCGGCTCAACTGCCAGTCGTGCCACCGCGAGGACGGCAGCGGCGCTCCTCCCGAGGTCCTTCCCGTCACCGCTCTCGCGCGGGCGACCTCCGCGGCGTTCTTCCGCCAGAAGATGAAGGAACGCGGCCTCCCCGTGGACGAGGCGATGCTGGCCAGGAACGCCGCCGAGGCGGAAGCGTCGCTCCGGAACCGCATCCGGAACGGCGGGGAGAAGATGCCGCCTTTCCCGCAGCTCGGCCGCGACGAGACGGAGAGTCTCATCGCCTACGTCAAGGAGCTCTCCGGGGTCCCGGGGCCGGGGCCGGAGCCGCCGGCCATCTCCGAGCCCGTGGTCCGCGTCGGGGAGCTCCTGGTGAAGGGCACCTGTCACATCTGCCACGACGCCGCCGCGACCCCCACGACGGCTTTCGAATACCGGGTCGGCTACGGGAACCCGCCTCCGCTGGCGTTCTTCGTCGAGCAGCGCACGTGCCCGGAGGTCGTCCGGAAAGTCCGCGAAGGTTTGATCGAGCCGAACGTCTCGGCCACCCGCGGCCGGATGCCCGTCTTCGACTACCTGTCGCCGCAGGAGGTCACGGCCGCGTACCTCTACCTGCTGGTCGAGCCGCCCGGGCGCGCGGCGGCCGGGCCGGTGAAGCCTTCCGCGGTGGCGGCGCGGGCCGCGGCCGGGAGCCGGCCGAAACTATAATCGGCGCGTGCCTCCGCGCCCCCCGATTCCCTTCGAAGCGATCCCGATCCTCGCGTCTCTCCGGCCCGAGGACCGCGAAGCGCTGTCGCCCCTGTGCGAAATGCGCGGCTACGAGAAGGGGGAGACGATCTTCCGCGAGGGAGATCCCGGAGAGCGCATCCATTTCGTCTTCCTGGGGAGGGTGAAGATCGTCAAGGCCGGCCCGGGGCGCGACCTCATCCTCGAGATCCTCGGTCCCGGGGAGCCGGTCGGCGCGGTCGCCGCCTTCGAGCGCAAGCCCTTCCCGGCGACCGCCGTGGCCCTCGAGGCGTGCGGGATCGTCTCGATCCCCGAGCACCAGTTCTTCGGTCTCCTCGAGAAACGTCCGGAGATCACGCGGCGGCTCTTCGCGGGGCTCACCATGCGGCTGATGAACCTGAACCGGCATCTCGCGGACATGCTCGGCTCGGTCGAGTACCGCGCGGCGCGCCTCTTCCTGACGCTCGCGGCGAAGACGGGGCAGAAACGCGACGGCACGATCTTCATTCCCGTCGCCCTCTCCCGGCAGGACATCGCGGACTTGATCGGAACGACGATCGAGACGGCGATCCGCGTGATGAGCCGCTGGCAGAAGGACGGCCTCGTCGAGACGGAGAAGAGCGGGTTCCTGATCCTGCGCCCGGCGGCGCTCCGCGAGCTCAGCGCCGGGGAGTGACGGCGGCGGCTTCGCGCGCCAGCCGCCGCGTTCGCGCGCGTTTTCCGGCGACCGACACGGCGAGATCGGCGAGCGAGCGGCGTTCGAGCTGCCTCTCGAGGAGCGCCCGCGCCCGTTTCCAGACCGGGTGCGCCGGACACGGGGTCTCGTCGGTGCACTCCGAGAAGCCGAGGAGACAGCGCCCGGCGAGACCGAATCCGTCGATCGCCCGGACGACCTCGAGCACCCGGATCTCCGCGGCCGGCCTCGCGAGGGCGACGCCCCCGAAGGGGCCGCGGCGCGCCCGGACGATCCCCGCCTTCCGGAGCGGCTGGACGATCTGGGCGAGCGACGTCGTCGAGATGCCGACCTCGATCGCGAGCTCCGACTGGACCATGAGCCTTCCGGGATTGGCGTGCTGCGCGGCGGCCAGCCGCTCCGCCGCGCGGAGAGCGTGCTGGCAGGTCCGCGAGTAGAGGAGCGCGCGCCCCTCGGCGGCGGCGTCGTAACGGGGTCCGTTCCGCATTTTTCGGCACCATAGCACGCCTTGACAGCCCTCCGGCCGCGGCGTACGGTGGGGGCAATTCTTGATGGAGAGCTCATGAATATGCCCCCTCGCACCGCGGAGGAAAGGGTCGCCGGCTGGGGAGGCGCGCTCTCGCGCTTCGCCGGAGGGACGATCGCGTATCTCCTCCTGACGGGTCTTCCGCTGCGGTTCGTCCCGTTCTCGGCGCTCGCGGAGTGGACCGTTCTCCTCCATTCGGCGGCCGGCGTGCTGTCGTTTTTGCCGCTGTCGGTCTACCTGTTCCGGCACTGGCGCGACTATCGGAGCGACGCCCTCACGCCCGCCAAGGTGCTCGGGTGGCTCGCGTTCGCGGCGGTCGCCGCGGCGGAGGTCTCGGGGCTCTGGGTGGGGGGCCTCGCGCTCTTCTCCGACCGCGTGCCCCGGTGGATCCGCAACGTCCATCTCATCCCGTCGATCGCGGCCGCGGTCTTCGCGGTCGCCCACCTCTGGCCGCTGTGGCGGCGCCGGGCCGCGTCGCCGGAGCTCGCGGCGCGCGCCGCGCGGCTCCGCGAGGGGTATCTCGCGGCGGCCGTGCTCGTCCCGGCCGCGCTCCTGCTCGCCGCGTTCCCGGCGGCCCTCCTCCATCGCGGACCGCGGCGCGCCGGGGCTTTCCCGAAAGACTACCGGATGCCGTTCGGCAAGAACCGGCCGTTCGCGCCGAGCCTGGCGCGCACGGAGAACAACGGGGCGCTCCTGCCCGAGGCGCTGTCGGGGTCCGCGGGGTGCGGAGCTTCCGGATGCCACGCCTCGATCTATCGTGAGTGGTCGGTCTCGGCGCACCGCTGGGCCGCGCTCGATCCGGCGTTCCAGCGCGTCCAGGAGGAGATGGCGCGGCAGAACGGCCCCGAGTCGACGCGCTACTGCGGGGGATGCCACGATCCGATCTCGCTCTTTTCCGGGTCGAAGACCGTCTTCAAGGCGGATCTGACGAGCGACGCCGGGATGAACGAGGGGGTCTCGTGCCTGTCCTGCCACTCGGTCGGGAAGGCGGACGTGCAGGGGAACGCGAACTACGTCGTGCATCCGCCGGAGCGGTATCTCTTCGAGACGTCGCCCTCGCGCGCCGCGCGCCTCGTCTCCGATTTCCTGATCCGCGCGTATCCGGAGCACCACGTGGCGTCGCTCGAGAAGCGGCTCTTCAAGACGCCGGAATATTGCGCCGCGTGCCACAAGCAGTTCGTCGACCAGGAGGTCAACAACTTCGGATGGGTGCAGCTCCAGAACCAGTACGACA
This window contains:
- a CDS encoding Crp/Fnr family transcriptional regulator; the encoded protein is MPPRPPIPFEAIPILASLRPEDREALSPLCEMRGYEKGETIFREGDPGERIHFVFLGRVKIVKAGPGRDLILEILGPGEPVGAVAAFERKPFPATAVALEACGIVSIPEHQFFGLLEKRPEITRRLFAGLTMRLMNLNRHLADMLGSVEYRAARLFLTLAAKTGQKRDGTIFIPVALSRQDIADLIGTTIETAIRVMSRWQKDGLVETEKSGFLILRPAALRELSAGE
- a CDS encoding cytochrome c, coding for MRPRRAPDGRRGGVLAALLLPAIAAGAGRAARPSATRAPVPPADALVRTSPVTGESWVRHLRLSLDNTTLGGTGRWGPAAGSQASERPAISESLNAPFRLTGKDLYRLNCQSCHREDGSGAPPEVLPVTALARATSAAFFRQKMKERGLPVDEAMLARNAAEAEASLRNRIRNGGEKMPPFPQLGRDETESLIAYVKELSGVPGPGPEPPAISEPVVRVGELLVKGTCHICHDAAATPTTAFEYRVGYGNPPPLAFFVEQRTCPEVVRKVREGLIEPNVSATRGRMPVFDYLSPQEVTAAYLYLLVEPPGRAAAGPVKPSAVAARAAAGSRPKL
- a CDS encoding multiheme c-type cytochrome, coding for MNMPPRTAEERVAGWGGALSRFAGGTIAYLLLTGLPLRFVPFSALAEWTVLLHSAAGVLSFLPLSVYLFRHWRDYRSDALTPAKVLGWLAFAAVAAAEVSGLWVGGLALFSDRVPRWIRNVHLIPSIAAAVFAVAHLWPLWRRRAASPELAARAARLREGYLAAAVLVPAALLLAAFPAALLHRGPRRAGAFPKDYRMPFGKNRPFAPSLARTENNGALLPEALSGSAGCGASGCHASIYREWSVSAHRWAALDPAFQRVQEEMARQNGPESTRYCGGCHDPISLFSGSKTVFKADLTSDAGMNEGVSCLSCHSVGKADVQGNANYVVHPPERYLFETSPSRAARLVSDFLIRAYPEHHVASLEKRLFKTPEYCAACHKQFVDQEVNNFGWVQLQNQYDNWRKSKWNHPGDPRRTIECRECHMPLLGGPEPSAGDTADYNRAADDGKHRSHRFLGANQYMPALLKLPGGRAQVDLVDRWLHGTYPIPEIASKWANGPAVSLALDAPDHAAAGRPLRVRAIITSNKVGHDYPTGPLDLIQSWVEIEVRDVSGTVVFSSGRPDAKRMIPPGTFLFKAEPVDRYGNLIDRHNLWEMVGVRYRRSLFPGYSDVAEYTFPCPSSGGRPAPVRDLVVPDPPAGTLSIEATLHYRKLDQFLVDFLFPGKGLSAPITDLARARAVVRIVPAA
- a CDS encoding Rrf2 family transcriptional regulator yields the protein MRNGPRYDAAAEGRALLYSRTCQHALRAAERLAAAQHANPGRLMVQSELAIEVGISTTSLAQIVQPLRKAGIVRARRGPFGGVALARPAAEIRVLEVVRAIDGFGLAGRCLLGFSECTDETPCPAHPVWKRARALLERQLERRSLADLAVSVAGKRARTRRLAREAAAVTPRR